Proteins encoded in a region of the Agromyces protaetiae genome:
- a CDS encoding HNH endonuclease yields the protein MRTLVLNAGYEPLAVVSFKRALLLVMHQKATVILCDEAHPVIGTSGAWDRPSVIILTRYVRPPRLQHVPVSRRGVLRRDEHRCAYCAASAATVDHVLPRSRGGRDTWENLVACCLRCNNVKGDHTPAEMGWQLRFTPGMPRGRDWVMRGVERPLPQWSEFLQAA from the coding sequence ATGCGCACGCTCGTGCTCAATGCCGGCTATGAGCCACTCGCCGTCGTCTCGTTCAAACGCGCCCTGCTGCTCGTGATGCATCAGAAGGCCACCGTGATCCTGTGCGATGAGGCGCATCCGGTCATCGGCACGAGCGGGGCGTGGGACCGGCCGAGCGTCATCATCCTGACCAGATACGTGCGGCCACCGCGCCTGCAGCACGTTCCGGTGAGTCGCCGCGGCGTGCTGCGCCGCGACGAACACCGCTGCGCGTACTGCGCCGCCTCGGCGGCCACCGTCGACCATGTGCTGCCGCGCTCGCGCGGCGGCCGCGACACGTGGGAGAACCTGGTCGCCTGCTGCCTGCGCTGCAACAACGTCAAGGGCGACCACACTCCGGCCGAGATGGGCTGGCAGTTGCGGTTCACGCCCGGGATGCCGCGTGGTCGCGACTGGGTCATGCGCGGCGTCGAGCGCCCGCTGCCGCAGTGGAGCGAGTTCCTGCAGGCCGCGTGA
- a CDS encoding CHAP domain-containing protein translates to MSGDVTRGELPPTRAARRAADKAASRRPRRSVKLPSVLRRLRPAAAPATPAVPAAVGPVTAPVAAATTPIVGSSRRHARVVATVLVVPAIVGTVALPAYASVHGAAGFGTSHEFSLTQAEAQNVDVSALAGGALRSNDAYAVQTKAEIDAEAARVAAAERSAALGSVGNRAGAYSTPTQQAEGDDYPWWDQASDNQGGGLSPLRYYYRECVDFVAWRLNRDAGVTSGPWKWDWSNLASGSAHRWAAEWADRGRQTSDVPIVGAVAWFTGNHVAYVQAVHDDGTVTLEEYNWGNDHAYHTRTIPASSVNLFLYPPA, encoded by the coding sequence GTGAGTGGTGACGTGACGCGCGGCGAGCTGCCGCCCACCCGAGCAGCCCGCCGAGCCGCCGACAAGGCCGCGTCCAGGCGCCCGCGCCGCTCCGTGAAGCTCCCGTCCGTGCTGCGGCGCCTTCGCCCCGCCGCCGCACCCGCCACACCCGCCGTCCCCGCCGCGGTCGGCCCGGTGACGGCCCCGGTCGCCGCCGCCACGACGCCGATCGTCGGTTCGTCCCGACGACACGCGCGGGTCGTCGCCACCGTGCTCGTCGTGCCCGCCATCGTCGGCACCGTCGCGCTGCCGGCCTACGCGTCGGTGCACGGCGCCGCCGGATTCGGCACCTCCCACGAGTTCAGCCTGACGCAGGCCGAGGCGCAGAACGTGGACGTGTCGGCGCTCGCCGGCGGCGCACTGCGTTCGAACGACGCCTACGCCGTGCAGACCAAGGCCGAGATCGACGCCGAGGCGGCGCGCGTCGCCGCCGCCGAGCGCTCGGCCGCGCTCGGCAGTGTCGGCAACCGTGCCGGAGCGTACTCGACACCCACGCAGCAGGCCGAGGGCGACGACTACCCCTGGTGGGATCAGGCCTCAGACAATCAGGGCGGTGGCCTGTCGCCGCTCCGCTACTACTACCGCGAGTGCGTCGACTTCGTCGCCTGGCGCCTGAACCGCGACGCCGGCGTGACCAGCGGTCCCTGGAAGTGGGACTGGTCGAACCTCGCGTCGGGGAGTGCGCACCGGTGGGCCGCCGAGTGGGCCGACCGCGGCCGTCAGACGAGCGACGTCCCGATCGTCGGCGCCGTCGCCTGGTTTACGGGTAACCACGTCGCGTACGTGCAGGCCGTGCACGACGACGGCACGGTCACGCTCGAGGAGTACAACTGGGGCAACGATCACGCGTATCACACGCGCACGATCCCGGCGAGCAGCGTCAATCTGTTCCTGTACCCGCCGGCCTGA
- a CDS encoding lactonase family protein, producing the protein MTETTRFWIGASTLGELGSAARGIRPLDVDASGAAVLGEPVDVGPNPMFLARDARDRLAVAHELDDGQVSTWQVDGDALHAVAPRSATGSALTCHVAFDADGSRVFAADYLGGRLAVHDASTGALLAAFDFEGDGPRSDRQASPHAHQAVLDRARSRLLVCDLGADRIRVIRFAPTGEPTYDPADDLVLHGGAGPRHLVVSGDLAVVANELDRTASLVDLISGAELQVVPIGPDVTPRGLGASAIALTRAGTVLIGDRDLDGVQALRLDASARTLSHVASLVTGGAHPRDLELTDDERHLVVADQASDSIAVVALDELGVPTHVVTTVATPAPACVARG; encoded by the coding sequence ATGACGGAGACGACGAGGTTCTGGATCGGCGCATCGACGCTCGGCGAGCTGGGCTCGGCAGCCCGAGGCATCCGCCCCCTCGATGTGGACGCGTCCGGCGCGGCCGTCCTCGGGGAGCCCGTGGATGTCGGCCCGAACCCCATGTTCCTCGCGCGCGACGCGCGCGACCGGCTCGCCGTCGCGCACGAGCTCGACGATGGGCAGGTCTCGACCTGGCAGGTCGACGGCGATGCGCTGCACGCCGTCGCCCCGCGGTCGGCGACGGGATCGGCGCTGACCTGCCACGTCGCGTTCGACGCCGACGGCAGCCGCGTCTTCGCCGCGGACTACCTCGGCGGCCGGCTCGCGGTGCACGACGCCTCGACCGGCGCATTGCTCGCGGCGTTCGACTTCGAGGGCGACGGCCCGAGGTCCGACCGGCAGGCATCGCCGCATGCGCACCAGGCGGTGCTCGACCGCGCGCGGTCGCGGCTGCTCGTCTGCGACCTCGGAGCGGACCGCATCCGGGTCATCCGGTTCGCGCCGACCGGCGAGCCCACCTACGACCCAGCCGACGATCTCGTGCTGCACGGCGGCGCCGGCCCGCGCCACCTCGTCGTCTCAGGCGATCTCGCGGTCGTCGCGAACGAGCTCGATCGCACGGCGAGCCTCGTCGACCTGATCTCGGGCGCCGAGCTTCAGGTGGTGCCGATCGGGCCTGACGTCACGCCCCGCGGGTTGGGCGCTTCCGCGATCGCGCTCACGCGGGCGGGCACGGTCCTGATCGGCGACCGTGATCTCGACGGCGTGCAGGCGCTGCGACTGGATGCCTCGGCGCGGACGCTCTCCCACGTCGCGTCGCTCGTGACGGGCGGGGCGCATCCCCGCGATCTCGAGCTGACGGACGACGAGCGGCACCTCGTGGTGGCCGATCAGGCATCGGATTCGATCGCGGTGGTCGCGCTCGATGAGCTGGGCGTGCCGACGCACGTCGTCACGACGGTCGCCACACCGGCTCCGGCGTGCGTCGCGCGCGGCTGA
- a CDS encoding ABC transporter substrate-binding protein, whose protein sequence is MPASRTIRTLAAGAAATLLLSGCAISSQGGDDGEGTRLTFWSYYNGTQADWLAAQVDQFEADNPGVTIDIVQTVGDQQDQKLLASVATGSTPDLFINNIVVDYPTLVAGEVTADLTEYWDAYADSAQYPEAAAWRTDDKVYNLLPFTNLIGLYYNADILAEVGIDAPPATLDELTEDLATIAADGRYKGLALSGAPSVEGAWLFAPQLLGLGVDYCTFEGPEVEAAFARAESWAKAGSTPQATATWDQTDAWQQFATGEFAFGINGNWNLGNAADVDFAWGTAQYPAPAGGESIVYPGGEGFAIGSKSEHKDLAWKFLEQAVLSSDAGEAIFEAAGSIPVRADVSELPIIEENTEVQPFVAAAQTAASWPNNENTASIQTALGKAISSVWSGQTSAAEASATATADIAAAIEDGGGTCS, encoded by the coding sequence ATGCCCGCGTCCCGCACGATCCGCACCCTGGCCGCAGGCGCGGCCGCCACGCTCCTGCTCAGCGGCTGCGCGATCAGCTCGCAGGGCGGCGACGACGGCGAGGGCACGCGACTGACCTTCTGGAGCTATTACAACGGGACCCAGGCCGACTGGCTGGCCGCGCAGGTCGATCAGTTCGAGGCGGACAACCCGGGCGTGACGATCGACATCGTCCAGACGGTCGGCGACCAGCAGGACCAGAAGCTGCTCGCCTCGGTCGCGACGGGGTCGACCCCCGACCTGTTCATCAACAACATCGTCGTCGACTACCCGACGCTCGTGGCCGGCGAGGTCACCGCGGACCTCACCGAGTACTGGGACGCGTACGCCGACTCGGCGCAGTACCCCGAGGCGGCGGCGTGGCGCACCGACGACAAGGTCTACAACCTGCTGCCGTTCACCAACCTGATCGGGCTGTACTACAACGCCGACATCCTGGCCGAGGTCGGCATCGACGCCCCGCCCGCGACGCTCGACGAGCTGACCGAGGACCTCGCGACGATTGCGGCCGACGGCCGGTACAAGGGACTCGCGCTTTCAGGCGCCCCGTCGGTCGAGGGGGCCTGGCTCTTCGCCCCGCAGCTGCTCGGGCTCGGCGTCGACTACTGCACCTTCGAGGGCCCGGAGGTCGAGGCGGCGTTCGCGCGTGCCGAGTCCTGGGCCAAGGCGGGCTCGACGCCGCAGGCGACGGCCACGTGGGATCAGACCGATGCGTGGCAGCAGTTCGCGACCGGCGAGTTCGCGTTCGGCATCAACGGCAACTGGAACCTCGGCAACGCCGCGGACGTCGACTTCGCCTGGGGCACCGCGCAGTACCCGGCGCCGGCGGGCGGCGAGAGCATCGTCTACCCGGGTGGCGAGGGCTTCGCCATCGGCTCGAAGTCGGAGCACAAGGATCTCGCGTGGAAGTTCCTGGAGCAGGCGGTGCTCAGCTCAGATGCGGGCGAGGCGATCTTCGAGGCGGCCGGCTCGATCCCGGTGCGAGCGGATGTCTCGGAGCTGCCGATCATCGAGGAGAACACCGAGGTGCAGCCCTTCGTCGCCGCCGCCCAGACCGCGGCGTCGTGGCCCAACAATGAGAACACGGCGAGCATCCAGACCGCGCTCGGCAAGGCGATCAGCAGCGTCTGGTCAGGGCAGACGTCCGCGGCCGAGGCGAGCGCCACGGCCACCGCGGACATCGCGGCCGCGATCGAGGACGGCGGCGGGACCTGCTCGTGA
- a CDS encoding carbohydrate ABC transporter permease: MTLALTKDDTAGGATAPPPVRPRPGAVRRLVTRTPIWFLVPAAGLLAGLAIYPLIVLVRMSLSDVGPSNIIGDWPAVGPQNFAAALADAELWAAVWRTLVVAVVLLASNFVIGFFAASVLSAGGRITEAVLALLVFVWALPPIVSGSTWKFLLDDSGPINTAIAALGLPTVSWLSSPDLALFSVAAIIAWAALPFSILVIRGGLLAVSPELLEAAALDGAGFWRTQVKIVLPLLRPTLGILAILTVLYAFKSFDFFYVTTQGGPGTTTTTLPVLSYQLAFNDFQMSEGATVALIAMLAVALFAVPYVRAVRREEAAS, encoded by the coding sequence GTGACCCTCGCACTCACGAAGGACGACACGGCGGGGGGCGCTACCGCGCCCCCGCCGGTGCGTCCGAGGCCCGGTGCGGTGCGCCGGCTGGTCACGAGGACGCCGATCTGGTTCCTCGTCCCGGCCGCCGGCCTGCTCGCCGGGCTCGCGATCTATCCGCTCATCGTGCTGGTGCGGATGTCGCTGAGCGATGTCGGACCGTCGAACATCATCGGCGACTGGCCGGCGGTCGGTCCCCAGAACTTCGCCGCCGCGCTGGCCGACGCGGAACTCTGGGCGGCGGTGTGGCGCACGCTCGTGGTCGCCGTCGTGCTGCTCGCCTCGAACTTCGTCATCGGGTTCTTCGCGGCCTCCGTGCTCTCGGCGGGCGGCCGGATCACCGAGGCGGTGCTCGCGCTCCTCGTCTTCGTCTGGGCGCTGCCGCCCATCGTGTCGGGCAGCACCTGGAAGTTCCTGCTCGACGACTCGGGCCCGATCAACACCGCGATCGCCGCGCTCGGCCTGCCCACGGTCTCCTGGCTCAGCTCGCCCGACCTCGCCCTGTTCTCGGTCGCGGCGATCATCGCGTGGGCGGCGCTGCCCTTCTCGATCCTCGTCATCCGCGGCGGTCTGCTCGCCGTCTCGCCCGAGCTGCTCGAGGCCGCCGCGCTCGACGGTGCCGGCTTCTGGCGCACGCAGGTCAAGATCGTGCTGCCGCTGCTGCGGCCGACGCTCGGCATCCTCGCCATCCTGACGGTGCTGTACGCGTTCAAGAGCTTCGACTTCTTCTACGTCACGACGCAGGGCGGCCCCGGCACGACGACGACGACGCTGCCCGTGCTGTCGTACCAGCTCGCGTTCAACGACTTCCAGATGAGCGAGGGCGCCACGGTCGCGCTCATCGCGATGCTCGCGGTCGCGCTGTTCGCCGTGCCGTACGTCCGCGCGGTCCGCCGAGAGGAGGCGGCGTCGTGA
- a CDS encoding carbohydrate ABC transporter permease, with the protein MISRRTRRWFRVIAIALGLIYLVPLLWVVLTSLKTQQQVLKDPNGIVFAPTLDTYADVVGDGVGAILTSLQIAVVVTAVVLLLAVPAAFALARRINRRWSIVIAVVLAALLVLQMVPQPMTVIPLYSVLASWGLLGSLGGLILADIALLLPFAIMLLRPFVLAIPPEVYEAAELDGAGRWQTFRSVAVPMLGNGIVTVLAIVFISVWGEFVYAINFLPQGVVLPVSGLLAQQSSVYSTEWNSLMALAVITSLPLLLVFLISQKRLISGLALGAVK; encoded by the coding sequence GTGATCTCGCGCCGCACGCGCCGCTGGTTCCGGGTCATCGCGATCGCCCTCGGTCTGATCTACCTGGTGCCGCTGCTCTGGGTCGTCCTCACCTCGCTGAAGACGCAGCAGCAGGTGCTCAAGGACCCGAACGGCATCGTCTTCGCGCCGACCCTCGACACGTATGCCGACGTCGTCGGCGACGGCGTCGGGGCGATCCTGACCTCACTGCAGATCGCGGTCGTCGTGACGGCGGTCGTGCTGCTGCTCGCCGTGCCCGCCGCGTTCGCGCTCGCGCGTCGCATCAACCGGCGGTGGAGCATCGTGATCGCCGTCGTGCTCGCGGCGCTGCTGGTGCTGCAGATGGTGCCGCAGCCCATGACCGTCATCCCGCTCTACAGCGTGCTCGCGTCGTGGGGACTGCTCGGATCGCTCGGCGGGCTGATCCTCGCCGACATCGCGCTGCTGCTGCCGTTCGCGATCATGCTGCTGCGCCCGTTCGTGCTCGCCATCCCGCCCGAGGTCTACGAGGCTGCGGAGCTCGACGGTGCGGGGCGCTGGCAGACCTTCCGCAGCGTCGCCGTCCCGATGCTCGGGAACGGCATCGTGACGGTGCTCGCGATCGTGTTCATCTCGGTCTGGGGTGAGTTCGTGTACGCCATCAACTTCCTGCCGCAGGGCGTCGTGCTGCCGGTCAGCGGACTGCTCGCGCAGCAGAGCTCGGTCTACTCGACCGAGTGGAACAGCCTCATGGCGCTCGCGGTCATCACCTCCCTGCCGCTCCTCCTCGTCTTCCTCATCTCCCAGAAACGCCTCATCAGCGGGCTGGCGCTCGGCGCCGTCAAATGA